In Anomaloglossus baeobatrachus isolate aAnoBae1 chromosome 2, aAnoBae1.hap1, whole genome shotgun sequence, the DNA window tcccactattgctcagtttggctggacggccaggtctaggaagagttctggtggtctcaaacttcttccatttaagaattatagaggccactgtgctcttaggagccttCAGTActtcagaaattcttttgtaaccttggccagatctgtgccttgccacaattctgtctctgagctccttgggcagttcctttgacctcatgattctcatttggtctgacatgtactgtgacctttgaggtcttatatagacagatttccaaatcaagtcctatcagtttaattaaacacagatgGACTCTAatcaaggagtagaaccatctcaaggaggatcacaaggaaatggataacatgtgacttaaatatgagtgtctgagcaaaaaagtctgaatacttatgaccatgtgttatttcagtttttcttgtttaataaattagcaaaaatttctacatttgtttttttcctgACAAGATGGGTGCAGactgtatattaatgagaaaaaaaatgaacttttttgaatttaccaaatggctgcaatgaaacagagtggaaAAGTTAAAGGTGTCTGAATActttgaatactttccgtacccactgtatgttatttatatatatatatatatatatatatatatatgtatatatatatatatatatatatatatatatatatgtactgtatattattatgctttgcttatacagCACGATCATATTTCACAGCACATTACAGATATTCTGATCACTTTCCCAATTACTGTTAATAATCTAAATTTCTCATCTGTATTTCTTTGGAGTTTGGGGGGAACCTAACGATCCTGGAGGAAACCCAAACAATCATGGGGAGAACTTACAAAACAAATTGCAGATGTCcttgttgggatttgaacccaggacttcactgCTGCAAGGCAACTGTGCTGTTTAATTGCCATATTTGTTTTTTAAGGAAAACTCATCGGGAAATCCACTGTTGCCctctcctgatttttttttttttttacttttttttgtaatattcGAAATGAGAGTAATTGTCCTAATTGTGGCTAGATGGTACAACTGTTGATAAAAACGATACATTGATATACTGTAACTTCATACAGATTTGCACAAAGAGCTTGGAAAATAATCTACTTCAAAGTACCATGGTTCTGCCATGCAGTGCAATATTGAGGGATAAAAAGTTAAGGTTTAATTAAGTGTGTACCAGAAATGGATTGCAAAGTTAGTCATACACGTACGGTAGGTCGGGGCAACACGGGGCACTTGtgtgatcctcacatgacactcagctcacgctgtcagtacagcagagccgagtgtcatgcgagtgtccctgcaactgaggtccgatcgtgtgagTGGATCTCAGCTGCGGGGGTAAGCCGGCTTTGAGGAGGGGcggaccggcactgaggagggaagggagggatttatctccctctctcctccgctgccagctattgcgattctcgctctgcactcgcggtacaccggtgtactgcgagtgcagtgcgatttttctctcgccccatagacttgaatgggtgcgagagaaagagtcttgcattacaatcgcagcatgctgcgattgttttctcggtccaattagagctgagaaaataattgctcatgtgtgctgacacacaggctaatattggtctgagtggaatgcgatgttttatcgcactccacgtgcaccgtttttctcgccgtgtggcttacgcCTTAACATGTGACTTGCTTACACATATTTTAGTTATATATGCCATGTTTGGTAATAAAATGTGCGATTTTGCTGTATATCTCATTGTGTATGGTGTCTACAGacttatatattttattttcttcCTTTTGTTATAGCAGTAAAACCTTCAAGCAAATCTACCACAAATACCAATGACAATCCCAAAACAAGCAACACCGTTACTATCACTGGGATTTCTCTCTGTCTTTTCATCATCTTCATCACCATTGTGATCACAGTCTGGAGGAGGTTCACTAAGGCGGGCAAGTGCAGTACGGCGGCCAGACATAGCTCTTCTCATTCAGCCAGCTGTCGTAAAAACTCTGATGAAGAAAATATCTACCAAGTGAGGGAAAGCTTCTCGGATGCAGGAGATGGTCAACAGGAAAGTATGGAGGAAGAAGTCCATATACCATTGAACTATAGGCAAAGCACCCGTGTGACTGAGGATGAAAACATGGCAGAGAATGACTGTACACAACCAAATAGTCAAAAATTAATTCCACCCATCTTTGGTTACCGTCTTGCTCAACAACAGCTGAAAGAGATGAAACAGAAGGGTCTCAAGGAGGCCACTAAAGTGTATCACGTATCTCAGAACCCAATGGCAGATACTGCAGTAGATGTTTCACTGGCTCCTCCATTGGTCCCTGAAAATGTAGACGAAATGGCAGGAAATAAGTTCAGAATACAGTCTCCATTCTTAGAAGCAAAGAACAACCATATCCGAAATGCCAGTGAGAGGCATAGCCCAAGGTCTATCTTTTCACCAACACATGGCCCAAGTCAAACACTACCTAAAATATCCCATGTTAGGAACAGTGACGCTAAAGGAAGATATGACCGAGGTTATCAAAAAAATAACTTCCGAAGAACTTGTAGTTTTCATGAAACCAAACACATTAAACCTTATAGAGAAAGAAGTCTGACATCCCTAACACCGAGGCAAACAATGGTGTATAATTCAAGGAGCAAGATGTGGGAATATTCCACAGTTGACAGAGTTAAGCATAAACCAGCAAGACTAGAGAGGAGTCCAGAAAATCTTACAAGGGGCATCTCTTTCCCTCTTGATGCTACTGCACAGTCACCAAAAAGTCAATATCTGCGACCAGGAGAGAGTAAACCGGATTTAGTATGTAGCAGGTACACTGCCGGTAAATCAAAACCAGAGAGATCAGAGCAAAACCGAATACGAAAAGGTCCTTCACCAGTGGAGAAGTCCTGGAACCAAGGTCAGGAGGCCTCTCCTTCCCCTAATGAGAATTACCAAAGGAACCCTGTCCATAGTCCAACACGTTACCGGAGGGAGAAATGTCAGAGTTTTCCATGGGGGAATGAATATTCCTTCTACGATAATTCCACTTTTAGACTTACAGATGCCGAACAACAGATGCTCGACTTACCTGGATATTTTGCCTCTAATGAAGAAGATGACACCAGTACTCTAAGCATTGAAAGACTTGTCCTCTGATTATACAGTCATGGAATAGACATTGTGATTGTTTGTATATTTTGCACATTTACAGACAGGGTTGTCATTGGTCACATTGTACTGTGGTGACCTCTCATCATCATGTTAATGGAACATTAAACATATCCCCAATATAAACAGTTTAGCAGAAATATGTCACAACATTTTTTTCCTATCCCCTTCTATCATCAAGGTATCTTCATTGCTCTAGAATAGAAGGGGTTAAAGCTGCACTGTCGCCAAAGGATGATAAAAAAAtttgttgatttaatgaaagattattttatttcataggtctacgcatttcgaagtgaggacctcttcttcaggaccacaaaaatctgaaaaatcaacaatatgtatgtatttttctaatttttgtggtcctgaagaagaggtcctcacctcgaaacgcgtagacctatggaataaaaataaattgttgatttaatgaaagattatttgatcatcctttggcgacagtgcggcattattactttctactcTCCAGTATTGAAGATATCCAcatgtggggctgcggcagccgcctaTTATCTGTGTGCTTTATgtgttggttgtgactttcacaaccacactagGTCAGTGTACAGTAACAAACTTttattttaatatctggtaagaaaCTATTTTGCGCTCTCTTTCGCTTAGTTTTACTTCCATCATCAAGAAGCAGTGTTGGGAAGGGGCTTAACTAAAGGGCAGCACTAGGTAGACAAAAAAGTGGAGGGGGAGAGCTCCTGCTGCAGCTCGTTGACTTATCGCCGTGCACAGGTCACGGGTTCAAatccatgtagtgcgcatgaccgaaagttcgGGGTCATGCGCCCAGAGCTGAAATCCAGGACTCggatgcgatggcagcagagaggtgagtgaatcatcctctgacgctgcacattcattagcatcttAGCACCCCCACATGGGTGTACTAATATACTAAAGGGCCGACtatccaagggaactaacgcccaggggactagtccctgtgctcattagcatatcataaagggtctttagaaatactctttctaaagatctctttatctatgctgcttgATACAGGCACTGTTAGGCAGGTAATAgcaatatgcacagaactgctcgtggtcctgtgtacatattgcacctgacaggtttccttatgGTGGTGTAGATTCTTAAAGGGGAGTCATTTCGCTATAAACTCAGTATTAAACCATTCAACTGCCTTAACCAGAATCTACATAGATAATGACACATACGGGAATATGCTTAATGATTTATTTTTTAATTCCTTAATTTTGATTATTTATCACATATTTCAAATATATCGATATTATTAGTCATCTTTATTAATAACCTCTTTTTAGTGCATTACAATGTAAATCTTGCGTCCCTCTTTTGGACAATATGTTCCTGGTCATCCTCTTCTTATCCATCCATGTGCACTAGAAGCTTCCAATATTCCACAACCGGTGATAACAAAACATAGACTATTACAATGACATCAAAGTAGATCTTTTTTTAATTTCTTACAATGTGACTGTAGTAGTGCATTTAGTATATCTCAGAAGCTATGGAGTTATAGGAAACATGTCATCTGCTAATCTGAGACCAGAATAATgtgggggcagagaccctgattccagtgatgtcacttactgggctgcttggtatgGATTTTATAAACAGTAGATTATCACTAGTGGACTAGTAAACATGCTactatgtagtcctccatattcacgaGCTCGGTATAATCCCACAtgtaccactgattagcagctttctacaAAATTCAGAGCCATTGTAGATCTACAGCTGCAAAACTATGATTTTatccaaacagcccagtaagtaacacatcactaGAATTGTTGTCTCTTCTCCTACGCCAAGTTGCTCTCAGTCAGGGAAGCAATAACCTAGTGGCAAATTCCCTTTTAAGAAATATTATTGTCATGATCTAagacggcttttccctgctgctggttacacccagctatggcctggtcatgtcaggggttaacttcccttgccttgttctggatcccaggatgctatatattgcctctctacctatggttcagtgccagtgacatttctgccttgcagcgtgtgTACTGGTTCTGGTGAGTATTCCtgatctgctctgcctccctgctactgtgtcctgactttgactctcccccattcgtctgcctgtcccagtccctgacgtcccgctcctgtctgttgtttctgttcccctctgcatacctgatctcccagcttctgactctgttctgttttctgacttgatattgatcctccctttgcagtgacataactctcctggctagaccctgactgtttgactactctattgcccccttgtggttcgcctgttaactatctgctgaagttactctgctgtacttcagctgactttcccttacagtgtttctttgtctctccttcactactctgctgccacctagtgaggattatgctgtactacgtcttactagcctttgtacagcatgacatttATGGTAATAAGAAGTTTTCATCTATCAACAGGACAGGGGTTAATTTTTAGATCAGTAGGGATCTGAATGCTGAGACCTCCACGATCACCAGATTGGGGCACTTTTGTCACCTGTTTCACTGTGGATAGCTGATAGCTTCCCCTGAATATTCCGTACAATTATAGGAGGCTGTAGGATTATCTAGGACCATCCTCTAGTATTAGCGCAAGTGTCTCCCATTATTCAGAAGTTAGTAGTCACATTTCAAGGAGGTTGTATTAGGTTAGGACAAAATGGCATATTTTTTTTCTACAAATGTGAATATTATTTAATACATCATCAATCCATTCATATCACTGAGTTATACAGTATATAACCCTTCATCTGGTTGTTGGCAATGGTAAATGACGGTCCACCACCATTGCTAGATGAAGGGTTGAAGCCGTCAGCTTATATCATATTTGGTGTGAATTCAAATTACGTTGATTTATAGAATACATTCCTTACATATACATTCATATTTTTGGACTGACAGGCAAAATATACATTCTGTTAAATGCCATTGACAAGTTTACACATTCATTCCATCTCCACTTCCAGTATCCAGAAAAGATGGACGCCGGATCTTCATAGTGGTGAATTTTAGAGAGTACCACAGCCCATGCCAAGTGGACCATACAATGCCATTGTCATATTGACCTGTATAATTGCCATTTTTATAATACAAGCCATTAAGGTTTGCTGTATGACACCtgtgagaaaaaaaggaaaaataagatGTAGGATGATTGTACAGCAACATGGTTATGTGTTCataacatctatgatcagctcaccTCAGCTTTACAGATTCTTCAAACCATGGCTCTAGTTTTAGGAATGCTTAAcgtttcattttatatatatatatatatatatatatatatatatatatatatatactagaaggtggccccattctacgcatcgggtattctagaatttacgtattgtgtagttcatgtatgattttcgttatatatatatatatatatatatatatatatatatatatatatatatatgttgttgtgtgtagttaccaagtgtttgtgtagggcgctgtacatgttctgggtgttgtctgggtgtggcggggggtgagagcggtgttgtttgtgtgttgcgttgtctgtagcgttgtgtgtgtgttgcgtggtttgtgtgtgtgtggtgtgttttggggggaggtatgttttgtgcaatgtgtgtgttgtgcggtatgtgcgtatatttgtgtgtgcagcgttgtctgtgtgtgggtgtctgtgtagggcagttgtttgtggttcccagtgtgtgtgtgtggtgtgttgtgcagtgcgcgcgcgcatgtgtgtgttggggggaggtgtgcacttcccatcgtgctccatcccccatgcaacgcactcaccatcgtgctccatcccctatgctgcgcaccccccatcgtgctccatctcccatcctgcgcactcgtaaatgtgctccatcccccatgctgcgcactcccaaacgtgctccatccgccatgctgcgcactccgaaacgtgctccatccgcgatgctgcgcactcccaaacgtgctccatccgccatactccgcactccccatcgtgctccatccgccatgcagcgcactccccatcgtgctccatcccccatgctgcgcactcccaaacgtgctccatccgccatgctgcgcactccccatcgtgctccatctcccatgctgcgcactcccaaacgtgctccatccgccatgctgcgcactctcaaacgtgctccatccgccatgctgcgcactcccaaacgtgctccatccgccatactccgcactccctatcatgctccatcccccatgcagcgcactccccatcgtgctccatctctcatgctgcgcactcccaaacgtgctgcatccgccatgctgcgcactcccaaacgtggtccttccgccatgctgcgcactcccaaacgtgctacatccgccatactccgcactccccatcgtgctgcatcccccatgctgcgcactcagaaatgtgctccatccgccatgctgcgcactcccaaacgtgctccatcccctatgctgcgcaccccccatcgtgctccatctcccatcctgcgcactcccaaacgtggtccatccgccatgctgcgcactcccaaacgtgctctatccgccatgctgcgcactcccaaacgtgctccatccgccatgctccgcactcccaaacgtgctccatccgccatgctccgcactcccaaacgtgctccatccgccatgctgcgcactcccaaacgtgctccatccgccatgctgcgcactcccaaacgtgctccatccgccatgctgcgcactcccaaacgtgctccatccgccatgctgcgcactcccaaacgtgctccatccgccatgctgcgcactcccaaacgtgctccatccgccatgctgcgcactcccaaacgtgctccatccgacatgctgcgcactcccaaacgtgctccatccgccatgctgcgcactccaaaacgtgctccatccgccatgctgcgccagcatcagcctctctacccgcagcatcagcctctctcctcccagcatcagcctctctccccgcagcatcagcctctctgtccccagcatcagcctctctgtccccagcatcagcctctctgtccccggcatcagcctctctgtccccagcatcagcctctctgtccccagcatcagcctctctgtccccagcatcagcctctctgtccccagcatcagcctctctgtccctagcatcagcctctctgtccctagcatcagcctctctgtccccagcatcagcctctctgtccccagcatcagcctctctgtccccagcatcagcctctctgtccccagcatcagcctctctgtccccagcatcagcctctctgtccccagcatcagcctctctgtccccagcatcagcctctccgtcccagccttcccctggatcagcctctctcatcccagcatcagcctctctgtccccagcatcagcctctctgtccccagcatcagcctctctgtccccagcatcagcctctctgtccccagcatcagcctctctgtccccagcatcagcctctccatcccagccttcccctggatcagcctctctcatcccagcatcagcctctctcatcccagcatcagcctctctgtccccagcatcagcctctctgtccccagcatcagcctctctgtccccagcatcagcctctctgtccccagcatcagcctctccatcccagccttccccaggatcagcctctctcatcccagcatcagcctctctgtccccagcatcagcctctctgtccccagcatcagcctctctgtccccagcatcagcctctctgtccccagcatcagcctctctgtccccagcatcagcctctctcatcccagcatcagcctctctgtccccagcatcagcctctctgtccccagcatcagcctctctcatcccagcatcagcctctctcatcccagcatcagcctccccatcccagccttccccaggatcagcctctctcctcccagcctcctccagcacgccatgctcctctgccgacactcacagatccgatcgcatacactcacacacaccgacacacacccgatcgcatacactcacacacaccgacacacacccgatcgcatacactcacacacaccaacacacacccgatcgcatacactcacacacacacacattgactatattgcacatacgcgctcatactctcaacatccggagataccacatgcttctggccatgtgatcctccggcaggtcctggaaggtcacaacagcacagtatcgaggccgagaatcaagctatatcgccggatgctgtgagtgtgtggatgcgatgtgtgtgtgtgaggtgtttgtgagagtgagtgtgagctgatgtgtgtgtatgtgtgtgtgctgttgtgtgtgcgtgtggatcttccgccgctgcaggaccttgatgtgctggtaactatgccagcatggttaccagcgcatcacatcccccactcgcacgggagcccacaccagcatacggcggcaaggccagcaatgcgagggtaagtgtcggctgggttggcggcgtacgctgatgtgggctcccgttggggaggggggttgtacagtactcacctgggagccgtgaccgtgtcagttcggggaatgcgcggggggggcagagctaacgtccattgcgtgaggggggcggggcgtggcgtggccgagttgccaatgcctgcagggtgccggggcgagaggccaatctgtgggggggcggagcctgggcaagcggctggccaatccgtgtgggggcgcagcctgggcgagcggccaatcggtgtgggggggcggggccatggcgagcccagcggccaatcagctttgtgtcaccgtaaggacacaatgtcaccggaaggacacaattttgaagcatgacagacagacagacagacagaataaggcaattatatagatatatatatatatatatatatatatatatatatatatatatatatataattgtgtatagtatggatatacagtgcctacaagtagtattcaaccccctgcagatttagcaggtttacacattcggaattaacttggcattgtgacatttggactgtagatcagcctggaagtgtgaaatgcactgcagcaaaaaagaatgttatttctttttttatttttttttttaaattgtgaaaagtttattcagaaggtcatttattattcaacccctcaaaccacaagaattctgtttggttcccataaagtattaagaagtatttcaggcacaaagaacaatgagcttcacatgtttggattaattatctctttttccagccttttctgactaattaagaccctccccaaacttgtgaacagcactcatacttggtcaacatgggaaagacaaaggagcattccaaggccatcagagacaagatcgtggagggtcacaaggctggcaagggggtacaaaaccctttccaaggagttgggcctacctg includes these proteins:
- the THSD1 gene encoding thrombospondin type-1 domain-containing protein 1 isoform X1, encoding MRLSSFSYLSLLLVWDSVFSEPGYLLLKQSHHKALSKSPVYVDFSIQGNYSSTNVSVTLLDVKSNQMITSKELPANQSQGELEFECIHFISVGIYQFQMNLEAENDSSITFVSSLLNVTWPIFHIDLNRTIKDTLRFFQIGVFTNEQLCSGFPNQEPILLLEVEHTHSFQEIEEPSADRFMLYKTYKEVLLSSSQWVEFECASVRPEAFITVSLKTMLSESVIAHMGPVDLVKTFKYKLVTMMEKKCDTSLAISIIAPPCNYAEGKLIVYKESPRSPGEGITTIAESALQKGDKSSHFNCTLFEIGKNKYCFEFLVSSTDTLSNSVPRAKQCVEIRREIETWSMWQPWSSCSVTCGDGHRERYRSCLSSSPVNAQCNGNTKETSLCSLEDCLSVKPSSKSTTNTNDNPKTSNTVTITGISLCLFIIFITIVITVWRRFTKAGKCSTAARHSSSHSASCRKNSDEENIYQVRESFSDAGDGQQESMEEEVHIPLNYRQSTRVTEDENMAENDCTQPNSQKLIPPIFGYRLAQQQLKEMKQKGLKEATKVYHVSQNPMADTAVDVSLAPPLVPENVDEMAGNKFRIQSPFLEAKNNHIRNASERHSPRSIFSPTHGPSQTLPKISHVRNSDAKGRYDRGYQKNNFRRTCSFHETKHIKPYRERSLTSLTPRQTMVYNSRSKMWEYSTVDRVKHKPARLERSPENLTRGISFPLDATAQSPKSQYLRPGESKPDLVCSRYTAGKSKPERSEQNRIRKGPSPVEKSWNQGQEASPSPNENYQRNPVHSPTRYRREKCQSFPWGNEYSFYDNSTFRLTDAEQQMLDLPGYFASNEEDDTSTLSIERLVL
- the THSD1 gene encoding thrombospondin type-1 domain-containing protein 1 isoform X2; the protein is MRLSSFSYLSLLLVWDSVFSEPGYLLLKQSHHKALSKSPVYVDFSIQGNYSSTNVSVTLLDVKSNQMITSKELPANQSQGELEFECIHFISVGIYQFQMNLEAENDSSITFVSSLLNVTWPIFHIDLNRTIKDTLRFFQIGVFTNEQLCSGFPNQEPILLLEVEHTHSFQEIEEPSADRFMLYKTYKEVLLSSSQWVEFECASVRPEAFITVSLKTMLSESVIAHMGPVDLVKTFKYKLVTMMEKKCDTSLAISIIAPPCNYAEGKLIVYKESPRSPGEGITTIAESALQKGDKSSHFNCTLFEIGKNKYCFEFLVSSTDTLSNSVPRAKQCVEIRREIETWSMWQPWSSCSVTCGDGHRERYRSCLSSSPVNAQCNGNTKETSLCSLEDCLLKPSSKSTTNTNDNPKTSNTVTITGISLCLFIIFITIVITVWRRFTKAGKCSTAARHSSSHSASCRKNSDEENIYQVRESFSDAGDGQQESMEEEVHIPLNYRQSTRVTEDENMAENDCTQPNSQKLIPPIFGYRLAQQQLKEMKQKGLKEATKVYHVSQNPMADTAVDVSLAPPLVPENVDEMAGNKFRIQSPFLEAKNNHIRNASERHSPRSIFSPTHGPSQTLPKISHVRNSDAKGRYDRGYQKNNFRRTCSFHETKHIKPYRERSLTSLTPRQTMVYNSRSKMWEYSTVDRVKHKPARLERSPENLTRGISFPLDATAQSPKSQYLRPGESKPDLVCSRYTAGKSKPERSEQNRIRKGPSPVEKSWNQGQEASPSPNENYQRNPVHSPTRYRREKCQSFPWGNEYSFYDNSTFRLTDAEQQMLDLPGYFASNEEDDTSTLSIERLVL